TGTATAAACTGCACCAGCAACAATACCTTCAATTTTATTTTCATTTAATAATTTGCATGCAATTTCTAATGTATCTTTTTCAGTATTTATTATATCTACTTCTTTTAATTCATTTAAATTTAATTCATTAATTTTTTGTTTAATCTTATTTTCATTTCCAATTAAAATTGGTTTAATCATATTTTCTTTAAGCGCTTTATTAACAGCTTTTAATATTCGTTCATCTTCTGCTTCAGGAAAACCTATTTTACATTTAGCGCCTTTTACTTCCTGTATTAATTTTTCCATAAACATAAAAATCACTTCAATCCTTTAATTTATAAATTAATTAAATAAACAAGATTTTTAATATTAAGTTTGCTTATTTTTAATATGAAATTTGGTTTTATGCCCCAATTTGGAGAAGATTTATTTTCTGAAATAGAATTTGCTAAAAAACATTTTGATTTTTTTGAACTAACTTTGCAAGATGATTTATTTATATATACACAAGAATATATTGTTAAAATAAAAGAAGCATTAGGAAATTTTGAAATATTAGGTCATTTGCATTGGGAAATTGATTTATCAGAACAAAATATAAAATTTAATCAAATAAATAAAAATATAGAAATATTTAAAAAATTAAAAATAAATAAATTGACAGTTCATCCTTCTGTTAATAAAACATTAACTTTAGATAAATTAAGAGAAAATAATATTAAAAACTTAACAAAAATAACTGATATTTGTAAAGATAATAAAATTCTTTTGTGTATTGAAAATATTTCTGAAGCGCCTTTTAATAAAGCTGAGGAAATGGAATATCTAATAAAACATATTCCTAATTCAAACATTACTTTTGATGTAGGTCATGCATTGAAAATATCAGAAGAAGAATTTAACAATTTTTTAAAATTAGAAAATATAAAACATATTCATTTACATAATGTTATTGAAGATAAAGACCACATATTTTTTTATAAAAAAGAGAATTTACTAAATAGGCTAGACAAATTAAAAAACGCGCTAAATTTGGATACAATTACATTAGAAATGTTTGCAAATATAAAAAATGATAAGTTTCATTATAAAATCAGTAAAGAAGAAAGACATAAATTATTATTAAAACAAGTAGCTTGGATTAATCTGTTTAAAAATAGTTATCAGAACCTGGAG
Above is a genomic segment from Candidatus Micrarchaeia archaeon containing:
- a CDS encoding TIM barrel protein — translated: MKFGFMPQFGEDLFSEIEFAKKHFDFFELTLQDDLFIYTQEYIVKIKEALGNFEILGHLHWEIDLSEQNIKFNQINKNIEIFKKLKINKLTVHPSVNKTLTLDKLRENNIKNLTKITDICKDNKILLCIENISEAPFNKAEEMEYLIKHIPNSNITFDVGHALKISEEEFNNFLKLENIKHIHLHNVIEDKDHIFFYKKENLLNRLDKLKNALNLDTITLEMFANIKNDKFHYKISKEERHKLLLKQVAWINLFKNSYQNLE